A single region of the Candidatus Paceibacterota bacterium genome encodes:
- a CDS encoding FecR family protein translates to MKETRNLLKRLAVCGLALAMVSTLSAQPVTQGVAKVVRLKGAARYKNGGSDWQQLKAGDVVKPGMLIQTADKSRCDIALGDGSPPVARPVANEALAYQPAVEQNLVRIWENTLLGIDKLTETKTGADVVSETQLDLRAGHIFGMVKKMSAASKYEVKIPNGVAGIRGTVYDISAEGIVKVLSGSVVLAHVAPDGTVTTQLIMGLQEFDAPKNVLKPLSDPDKSGMQRMMRQLPAGIIPPITPISNDKTIDYVSPH, encoded by the coding sequence ATGAAAGAAACTCGAAATTTACTAAAGAGGTTGGCAGTCTGCGGGCTCGCGCTCGCGATGGTTTCCACGTTGTCGGCTCAACCGGTGACTCAAGGTGTGGCGAAGGTCGTTCGCCTTAAAGGCGCGGCCCGCTACAAGAACGGCGGCAGCGACTGGCAGCAGCTCAAAGCCGGAGATGTCGTCAAACCCGGCATGCTCATTCAGACTGCGGACAAGTCCCGCTGCGACATCGCCTTGGGAGACGGCTCGCCGCCGGTGGCCCGGCCGGTCGCCAACGAAGCCTTGGCCTACCAACCCGCAGTCGAGCAGAACCTGGTCCGTATCTGGGAGAATACCTTGCTGGGCATCGACAAGCTGACGGAGACCAAGACCGGGGCGGATGTGGTCAGCGAGACGCAACTGGACTTGCGAGCCGGCCATATCTTCGGAATGGTGAAGAAGATGTCCGCTGCCTCGAAGTATGAGGTGAAGATTCCCAATGGCGTGGCCGGCATTCGCGGAACCGTTTACGACATCAGTGCGGAAGGAATCGTAAAGGTTCTGTCCGGTTCAGTCGTGCTGGCGCACGTTGCCCCCGATGGGACGGTAACGACGCAGCTCATCATGGGCCTCCAGGAATTTGACGCCCCGAAGAACGTGCTGAAGCCCTTGTCAGACCCAGACAAGTCGGGCATGCAGCGCATGATGAGACAGCTGCCTGCGGGGATTATTCCGCCAATTACGCCGATCTCTAACGACAAGACCATCGACTACGTCTCGCCGCACTAG
- a CDS encoding aconitase family protein, producing MTLTERILARAAGKARVQAGDNVWVQADVLMTHDVCGPGTIGVFHREFGRAAKVWDRNKVVIMPDHYIFTSDSKSNRNVDILREFAREQGITYFYDVIDDPNGRWMFDAGKGMLRRQYGSRYAGVCHAALPQKGHTRPGEVLFGTDSHTCMAGAFNEFATGIGNTDAGFVMGTGKLLLKVPETMHFRLEGKLQPGVMAKDIILHCIGEIGFDGATYRAMQFDGPGAATLSMDDRMTVANMAIEAGGKNGIFEFDAQTQAYVDHRCKLNGTRTAYEPVDRDRRQKFVYELVLDLAQLEPTVACHPNPGQRKLAKELGHIKLDRAYIGSCTGGKTSDFLEFARVVRGRRVTIDTFGVPATPEIVRDLQTARWGDQTVWEILTAAGVQMTENAGCAACLGGPVDTFGRMNSPLKCISATNRNFPGRMGHKESQVFLASPATVAASAVTGRIADPRELLPGG from the coding sequence ATGACGTTAACCGAGAGAATACTGGCGCGCGCGGCGGGCAAGGCGCGGGTTCAGGCCGGAGACAATGTTTGGGTCCAGGCCGATGTCCTGATGACGCATGATGTTTGCGGGCCGGGGACGATTGGCGTGTTTCACCGCGAGTTCGGCCGGGCGGCGAAGGTCTGGGACCGAAACAAAGTGGTGATCATGCCGGACCATTACATCTTCACCTCCGATTCCAAGTCGAATCGCAACGTGGATATCCTGCGGGAGTTCGCCCGGGAGCAGGGGATCACTTACTTCTACGATGTCATTGACGACCCGAACGGGCGCTGGATGTTCGATGCCGGCAAGGGCATGCTTCGGCGGCAATATGGGTCCCGCTACGCCGGGGTTTGCCATGCGGCCTTGCCGCAGAAAGGCCATACCCGCCCGGGCGAGGTGCTGTTCGGGACGGACTCACACACCTGCATGGCCGGTGCGTTTAACGAGTTCGCCACCGGCATCGGCAACACGGACGCCGGATTTGTGATGGGCACGGGCAAGTTGCTGCTCAAGGTGCCGGAAACGATGCATTTCCGGCTGGAAGGCAAGTTGCAGCCGGGGGTCATGGCCAAGGACATCATCCTGCATTGCATCGGCGAGATCGGCTTTGACGGCGCGACGTATCGCGCGATGCAGTTCGACGGCCCGGGCGCCGCGACCTTAAGCATGGATGACCGCATGACCGTCGCCAACATGGCGATCGAGGCCGGCGGGAAAAACGGTATTTTCGAGTTCGACGCTCAGACGCAGGCCTACGTGGATCACCGTTGCAAGCTGAACGGGACGAGAACCGCTTACGAACCGGTTGATCGCGACCGGAGGCAGAAGTTTGTCTATGAGCTGGTGCTCGACCTGGCTCAGCTTGAGCCGACGGTGGCGTGCCATCCCAATCCCGGGCAGCGCAAGCTGGCGAAGGAACTTGGCCACATCAAGCTCGACCGGGCCTACATCGGGTCCTGCACCGGCGGCAAGACGAGCGACTTCCTCGAATTTGCGCGCGTGGTGCGGGGCCGGCGGGTGACCATTGACACCTTTGGCGTGCCGGCGACGCCGGAAATCGTGCGCGACTTGCAGACTGCGCGGTGGGGCGACCAGACCGTTTGGGAGATACTCACCGCGGCCGGCGTGCAGATGACCGAGAACGCCGGTTGCGCGGCGTGCCTCGGCGGCCCGGTGGACACCTTTGGCCGGATGAACTCGCCGCTCAAGTGCATCAGCGCGACCAACCGCAATTTCCCCGGCCGCATGGGGCACAAGGAGTCGCAGGTGTTTCTCGCTTCGCCGGCGACGGTGGCGGCCAGCGCCGTGACGGGGCGGATCGCCGATCCGCGCGAACTGCTGCCCGGGGGCTGA
- a CDS encoding MarR family transcriptional regulator produces MKPRVDEDHPGYRALMELLRTADTVWDASRMFFERWDLSPSQFNVLNLLRLNPAGLSQTDLSRQLIMHRSNVTGLLDRLEKRDLVARHEVAADRRAYNVVLTAAGIRLLRDILPRYYRDAGQVWGRLPARRAAELIADLRQVARNAQRIAGTSPP; encoded by the coding sequence ATGAAACCGAGAGTGGATGAAGATCATCCCGGCTACCGGGCGCTCATGGAGCTGCTGCGCACCGCCGACACGGTCTGGGACGCCAGCCGGATGTTCTTTGAGCGCTGGGATCTGAGCCCCAGCCAGTTCAATGTGCTCAACCTCCTGCGCCTCAACCCCGCCGGCCTTTCCCAGACCGACCTCAGCCGCCAGCTTATCATGCACCGGTCCAATGTGACGGGGCTGTTGGACCGGTTGGAGAAGCGGGATCTGGTGGCGCGCCACGAGGTGGCCGCCGACCGCCGCGCCTACAACGTGGTCCTGACCGCCGCCGGCATTCGGCTGCTGCGCGACATCCTGCCCCGTTATTACCGGGATGCCGGGCAGGTGTGGGGCCGCCTCCCCGCCCGGCGCGCGGCTGAGCTGATCGCGGATCTGCGGCAGGTGGCGCGGAACGCCCAGCGCATCGCCGGAACTTCGCCTCCCTGA
- a CDS encoding nitrilase-related carbon-nitrogen hydrolase codes for MATFARISLWVVVAAAAFHAAYASVHGSLLIVLYLFALLQLAQAGRWRLAFYPGLAVGLLIAVARLGFFWVLFSGAAIALWFVYAFWIGLFVALARLCLTRFGRARGFLLVPFVWAGLEYFRSELYYLRFSWLSIGYAFAEAPWQAALRFTGVYGAGLLLAGVAAAAVFCWQKSKVRAAVVLVLGAGAFALGGDLVGSHTSTPGPGVRVAGVQMEFPLEAEVVLRLNDLIREHPDTELAVLSEYTFTGPVPDPVREWCREHSRYLVVGGKAPATGTNFYNTAFVIGPDGDIVFRQVKAVPIQFMNDGLAAPEQKVWDSPWGKIGICICYDLSYTRVNDRLVRQGAQALIVPTMDVADWGQAQHELHARIAPVRATEHRLPIFRLASSGISQLTDHAGRVLASAPCPGDGVTLAGTLELRGTGRLPADRWLAPFSVAVTAVLMVMFFLHRPRASHAPSEPPKTHDNPPPLAA; via the coding sequence ATGGCCACGTTTGCCCGCATTTCCCTCTGGGTGGTGGTCGCCGCGGCCGCCTTCCACGCGGCCTATGCCTCGGTCCACGGCAGCCTGCTGATCGTTCTCTACCTTTTCGCCCTGCTGCAACTGGCGCAGGCCGGCCGCTGGCGGCTGGCCTTCTATCCCGGTCTGGCCGTTGGGCTGCTCATCGCGGTGGCGCGGTTGGGGTTCTTCTGGGTCCTCTTTTCCGGCGCCGCGATCGCGCTGTGGTTCGTTTACGCATTCTGGATCGGCTTGTTTGTGGCGCTGGCTCGCCTGTGCCTCACGCGCTTCGGCCGCGCGCGGGGCTTCTTGCTTGTCCCGTTTGTTTGGGCCGGGCTCGAGTACTTCCGCAGCGAGCTTTACTACCTGCGCTTCTCGTGGCTGAGCATCGGCTACGCGTTTGCCGAGGCGCCCTGGCAGGCGGCCCTGCGGTTCACCGGCGTTTACGGCGCCGGCCTCCTGCTGGCGGGCGTGGCCGCTGCCGCTGTGTTCTGCTGGCAGAAATCCAAGGTCCGGGCCGCAGTGGTGCTTGTGCTCGGCGCCGGCGCCTTTGCCCTGGGCGGTGATCTTGTCGGCAGCCACACCTCAACCCCGGGTCCCGGTGTCCGCGTGGCGGGTGTTCAGATGGAGTTCCCCCTGGAAGCGGAAGTTGTCCTGCGTCTGAACGACCTTATCCGCGAGCATCCCGACACCGAGCTGGCCGTTCTCAGCGAATACACCTTCACCGGCCCCGTCCCGGACCCTGTGCGCGAATGGTGCCGGGAACACAGCCGCTACCTCGTGGTCGGCGGCAAGGCCCCCGCCACGGGCACCAACTTCTACAACACCGCCTTCGTGATCGGTCCGGACGGTGACATCGTCTTCCGCCAGGTGAAGGCCGTTCCCATCCAGTTCATGAACGATGGCCTGGCCGCTCCGGAACAGAAAGTGTGGGACTCGCCCTGGGGCAAGATCGGCATCTGCATCTGCTACGACCTGAGCTACACTCGCGTTAACGACCGCCTCGTCCGGCAAGGCGCCCAGGCCCTGATTGTGCCTACCATGGACGTCGCCGACTGGGGCCAGGCCCAGCACGAACTCCACGCCCGCATTGCGCCCGTTCGGGCCACGGAACACCGCCTGCCGATCTTCCGCCTGGCCAGTTCGGGCATCTCCCAGTTGACCGATCACGCGGGCCGCGTTCTTGCCTCCGCACCTTGCCCGGGCGACGGCGTCACTCTCGCCGGCACCTTGGAACTCCGCGGCACCGGCCGGCTGCCCGCCGACCGCTGGCTGGCCCCTTTTTCCGTGGCGGTGACCGCGGTGCTGATGGTGATGTTCTTCCTGCACCGCCCGCGCGCTTCGCACGCTCCGTCCGAGCCTCCCAAGACTCATGATAACCCTCCTCCTTTGGCTGCTTAA
- a CDS encoding FAD-linked oxidase C-terminal domain-containing protein, translating to MISAQQQSTLRGANCEIAFDNLTRQLYATDASIYQITPAAVAFPVNTRQVSLLIDAAVMAGVAVTPRGAGTGLAGGALGDGLVIDFSRYCRQISDLDLEQRTVRVEPGVILDQLNNFLRPHGYWFGPDVATSARATLGGMIANNSSGSHAPVYGTTADHINELEVVLADGRNVAVGPKHDTLRKQRELVGDLLYFHGLTIAERLPPGLSKRWPGYAIDRCVREPGNLNHLLCGSEGTLAAITSAEVRIVPLPKQRGLGLIFFASLAEAMQATVELLDLKPAAIEHLDRLLFDQTKGQRQFQAARDLLELEHKPCQSILMVEFFDDVEDRLAALATRHLGLRKLIVKGQAEANLIRSLRQAGLSLLTGRKGAAKPTTGIEDAAVRPRDLPAYVAGLQSLLAPLGLQASFYGHAASGLLHVRPILDLHSAEDLKKFRHLANEVSTLVREFNGSLAAEHGVGLARTEYMPEQLGDGLLDAMREIKTSFDPNNLYNPGKILPDGRYKIDTLLRQGAGHELKLPFAPVLAFAAKDGSFTRNLEQCNGCGGCRKETPSMCPTFIATGEEIMSTRGRANAIRAALELRGLDGADPLRCAELDAALSNCLSCKACTTECPSNVNLTLLKAELLHARIQRTGLSWRERVISNVDFLGRLGCRMPRLANFVLDSLFVRGILTKTLGLAWQRPPPHYARQRFDHWFARRGRSAPAPRGRVVLWDDTFVRYHEPHIGIAAVKVLEAAGFEVVLPVGRKCCGRPAFSQGNLDEAKRLGRHNLALLHRDVDAAPIIFLEASCYSMFVEDYRELSLEGTEPVARRCHLFEQFIEALLSHEPEALRFKTKAGNMIIHAHCHAKALTDTANLRRLAERLPERNVTLLDTGCCGMAGAFGALASKYELSLKVAEPLARKVRSQPFGTVVVASGTSCRHQIDHLAPVRARHMAEVLADALA from the coding sequence ATGATTTCGGCCCAACAACAGTCAACACTCAGAGGGGCGAACTGTGAAATTGCTTTCGACAATCTGACGCGCCAGCTTTACGCGACCGACGCCTCGATTTACCAAATCACCCCGGCGGCGGTCGCCTTTCCGGTCAACACGCGGCAGGTCAGCCTGCTCATTGACGCCGCGGTGATGGCGGGCGTGGCCGTCACGCCGCGCGGGGCCGGCACCGGGCTGGCCGGAGGGGCCCTTGGCGACGGGCTGGTCATAGACTTCTCACGCTACTGCCGCCAGATCTCGGATTTGGACCTGGAGCAGCGCACGGTGCGGGTGGAACCGGGTGTGATCCTGGATCAACTGAACAATTTCCTGCGGCCGCACGGCTACTGGTTCGGGCCGGATGTGGCCACTAGCGCGCGGGCGACGCTGGGCGGCATGATCGCGAATAATTCGAGCGGTTCGCACGCGCCGGTCTATGGCACGACGGCGGATCACATCAACGAATTGGAGGTGGTGCTGGCTGACGGGCGGAATGTGGCGGTCGGGCCGAAGCACGACACCTTGCGCAAGCAGCGCGAGCTGGTGGGTGACTTGCTGTATTTTCACGGGCTGACCATAGCGGAGCGCCTCCCGCCGGGGCTGTCGAAGCGCTGGCCGGGCTACGCGATTGATCGCTGCGTCCGGGAGCCCGGCAACCTCAATCATCTGCTCTGCGGCAGCGAAGGGACGTTGGCGGCCATCACGTCGGCGGAGGTCAGGATCGTTCCGCTGCCGAAGCAGAGGGGCCTGGGTCTGATATTCTTCGCCTCGCTGGCGGAGGCGATGCAGGCGACGGTCGAACTGCTCGACCTCAAGCCGGCCGCCATCGAGCACCTTGACCGGCTCCTGTTCGACCAAACCAAGGGACAGCGCCAGTTTCAGGCCGCCCGCGACTTGCTCGAACTGGAACACAAGCCCTGCCAGTCCATCCTGATGGTCGAGTTCTTTGATGACGTGGAGGATCGCCTGGCGGCGCTGGCAACGCGCCACCTGGGCCTGCGCAAGCTGATTGTCAAGGGCCAGGCGGAGGCAAACCTCATCAGGTCCCTGCGCCAGGCAGGACTTTCACTCCTGACCGGCCGCAAGGGAGCCGCCAAACCCACGACCGGCATCGAGGATGCCGCCGTGCGCCCCCGGGATTTGCCCGCCTACGTGGCCGGGCTGCAATCCCTGCTGGCGCCGCTCGGGCTGCAGGCTTCCTTCTATGGTCACGCGGCGTCGGGCTTGCTCCATGTGCGGCCGATCCTCGATCTGCACTCGGCGGAGGACCTGAAGAAGTTCCGCCACCTTGCGAACGAAGTGTCCACGCTGGTTCGGGAGTTCAACGGCTCGCTGGCCGCCGAGCATGGCGTTGGCCTCGCGCGGACCGAGTACATGCCGGAGCAACTGGGCGACGGGCTGCTGGATGCGATGCGCGAGATCAAGACCTCGTTCGACCCGAACAACCTTTACAACCCGGGCAAGATTCTCCCGGACGGGCGGTACAAGATTGACACCCTGCTGCGCCAGGGGGCCGGCCACGAGCTGAAGCTGCCGTTTGCGCCGGTTCTGGCGTTTGCGGCCAAGGACGGCTCCTTCACGCGCAACCTGGAGCAGTGTAACGGCTGCGGCGGCTGCCGCAAAGAGACGCCGAGCATGTGCCCGACCTTCATTGCCACCGGCGAGGAGATCATGAGCACGCGCGGCCGGGCCAATGCCATCCGCGCGGCGCTGGAACTGCGCGGCCTGGACGGCGCCGATCCGCTGCGTTGCGCCGAGCTGGACGCGGCGCTGAGCAATTGCCTCTCCTGCAAAGCCTGCACGACGGAATGCCCGTCCAATGTTAACCTGACGTTGCTCAAAGCCGAGCTGTTGCACGCGCGGATTCAGCGCACCGGCTTGTCCTGGCGCGAGCGGGTGATCAGCAATGTGGATTTCCTGGGCAGGCTGGGTTGCCGGATGCCGCGGCTGGCCAACTTCGTCCTGGATTCGCTTTTCGTGCGCGGCATTTTGACCAAGACGCTGGGCCTGGCGTGGCAACGGCCGCCGCCGCATTACGCCCGCCAGCGCTTCGATCACTGGTTCGCCCGCCGGGGGCGCTCGGCGCCAGCCCCGCGCGGCCGGGTGGTGCTTTGGGACGACACCTTCGTGCGGTACCACGAGCCGCACATCGGCATCGCGGCGGTGAAGGTGCTCGAAGCCGCCGGGTTCGAAGTAGTCCTGCCGGTCGGACGCAAGTGTTGCGGGCGGCCAGCGTTCAGCCAGGGCAACCTGGACGAGGCCAAGCGGCTGGGCCGGCACAACCTCGCGCTGCTCCATCGGGACGTGGACGCCGCGCCCATCATCTTCCTGGAAGCATCCTGCTATTCCATGTTCGTCGAGGACTACCGCGAGCTGAGCCTGGAGGGCACCGAACCTGTGGCCCGGCGTTGCCATCTGTTCGAGCAGTTCATCGAGGCATTGCTCAGCCATGAGCCCGAGGCGCTGCGGTTCAAGACCAAGGCCGGCAACATGATCATTCACGCGCATTGCCATGCCAAGGCGCTGACCGACACCGCCAACCTGCGGCGGCTGGCCGAGCGCCTGCCGGAACGCAATGTGACGCTGCTGGACACCGGCTGCTGCGGCATGGCCGGCGCGTTCGGGGCCCTGGCATCCAAGTACGAACTCTCGCTCAAGGTGGCCGAGCCGCTCGCGCGGAAGGTCCGGAGCCAGCCGTTCGGCACGGTCGTGGTCGCCTCCGGCACGAGCTGCCGGCACCAGATTGATCACCTGGCTCCCGTTCGCGCGCGGCACATGGCGGAGGTGCTGGCGGACGCGCTGGCCTGA
- a CDS encoding O-antigen ligase family protein → MNRETLDRWCERGILALVLAILVFGPLATGAVRPRSFLIIQGLTLGVLLLWGARFWLNPRPQLLWPPACWAVVAFTVYAVLHYLNADIEYVARQELIRIVIYAFLFFAILNNLHRQETTQVIACTLVFLAMAISGYAIYQFLTHSKWVWYHYVPHDFNASGTFISRNHLGGFLEMILPLGLAFMVASRLHVVVKVTLGYASLVILAGIVATNSRGTWVSTGLVLLLLFSVLLFHRTYRLPALVLLVVLLGVGAYYLPKTYPIQARLKTTLAEGGSIEQDCRAHLWQAAYRIWQENPWWGVGPAHYDYRFRQFRPAEIQMRPGWVHNDYLNTLTEWGVVGAGLVVAFWALLGLGVLKTWPHVRNAPRDIGKPRNSTKLALVLGTTLGLTAILAHSAVDFNFHIPANAILAIALMALLSSCLRFATDRYWAKVVPWGRVLASVVVLAGVAYLGVQGWRRAVEYVWLQRAARAPSFSPAQVACLEKAFAAEPMNPETAYAIAEAWRIQSSEGGENYRELATQAMTWFERHMALNPWSGYGYLRYGWCLDWLGRLDESRPYFERASQLEPNGYFLTANVGLHYVQAGNFAAARTWFERSLQLSSQDNPIARNYLEIVNRRLQEAATNEISAKLAAPPDSPGIGLKPAVE, encoded by the coding sequence ATGAATCGCGAAACGCTGGACCGCTGGTGCGAGCGGGGCATCCTCGCGTTGGTGCTGGCGATCCTGGTTTTTGGGCCGCTGGCCACCGGGGCGGTGCGCCCGCGCTCGTTTCTGATCATCCAGGGGCTGACGCTCGGTGTGCTGCTGCTTTGGGGGGCGCGCTTTTGGCTTAATCCCCGGCCGCAACTGTTGTGGCCGCCGGCTTGCTGGGCGGTGGTCGCCTTCACCGTTTACGCGGTTCTCCACTATCTCAACGCGGACATTGAATACGTCGCCCGCCAGGAACTGATTCGCATTGTAATTTATGCTTTCCTGTTCTTCGCCATCCTCAACAACTTGCACCGGCAGGAGACCACCCAGGTTATCGCCTGCACGCTGGTCTTTCTGGCGATGGCAATCTCGGGCTACGCGATTTACCAGTTCCTGACCCACTCGAAGTGGGTCTGGTATCACTATGTGCCGCACGACTTTAACGCTTCGGGCACCTTTATCTCGCGGAATCACCTGGGCGGCTTTCTGGAGATGATTCTGCCGCTCGGCCTGGCCTTCATGGTGGCCAGCCGGCTCCATGTGGTGGTCAAGGTCACTCTGGGTTACGCTTCGTTGGTAATCCTGGCGGGCATCGTCGCCACGAACTCGCGCGGCACCTGGGTTTCGACTGGGCTGGTCCTGTTGCTGCTTTTCAGCGTGCTGCTTTTTCATCGCACCTACCGGCTGCCGGCGCTGGTGTTGCTGGTGGTCCTTCTTGGGGTGGGCGCCTATTACCTGCCCAAGACCTATCCGATTCAGGCACGCCTCAAGACAACGTTGGCGGAGGGGGGAAGCATTGAGCAGGACTGCCGCGCGCATCTATGGCAGGCTGCCTATCGCATCTGGCAGGAGAATCCTTGGTGGGGCGTGGGACCTGCGCATTACGATTATCGGTTCCGCCAGTTCCGGCCGGCGGAAATACAGATGCGGCCCGGCTGGGTGCACAACGACTATCTGAATACCCTGACCGAATGGGGCGTTGTGGGCGCGGGGCTGGTGGTTGCCTTTTGGGCGTTGCTGGGCCTGGGGGTCCTTAAAACCTGGCCCCACGTGCGCAACGCGCCGCGGGACATCGGGAAACCGCGCAACAGCACCAAGTTAGCTCTCGTGCTGGGCACGACGCTTGGCTTGACCGCGATCCTGGCGCACTCCGCCGTTGACTTTAACTTCCACATACCGGCCAACGCCATCCTGGCGATCGCGCTGATGGCGCTGCTCAGCAGTTGCCTGCGCTTCGCCACCGACCGGTATTGGGCAAAGGTGGTCCCCTGGGGCAGAGTTCTTGCCAGCGTGGTGGTGTTGGCTGGGGTGGCTTACCTCGGAGTGCAAGGCTGGCGTCGCGCGGTGGAATATGTCTGGCTTCAGCGTGCGGCCCGCGCGCCAAGCTTCTCGCCTGCGCAAGTGGCCTGCCTGGAAAAGGCGTTCGCCGCCGAGCCGATGAATCCGGAAACAGCGTATGCCATTGCCGAAGCCTGGCGCATCCAATCCTCGGAGGGCGGTGAGAATTACCGGGAGCTTGCAACGCAGGCGATGACCTGGTTCGAACGCCACATGGCGCTCAACCCATGGAGCGGTTACGGTTATCTGCGTTATGGCTGGTGCCTGGACTGGTTGGGCCGGCTGGACGAGTCGCGGCCGTACTTTGAACGCGCGTCCCAGCTCGAGCCGAACGGCTACTTCCTGACGGCGAACGTTGGGCTGCATTACGTGCAAGCGGGGAATTTCGCGGCCGCCAGGACATGGTTTGAGCGTTCCCTCCAATTGTCCTCCCAGGACAATCCGATCGCACGCAATTACCTCGAGATTGTGAACCGCCGGCTGCAGGAAGCGGCCACTAACGAAATCAGCGCCAAACTGGCTGCCCCGCCGGATTCACCGGGAATTGGCCTGAAACCTGCGGTTGAATAG